The following proteins are encoded in a genomic region of Galbibacter sp. BG1:
- a CDS encoding YheT family hydrolase translates to MPILTSSYNPLLLFKNGHFSTIYSGKIRKVHGVEQERQTITTPDDDFLDIDWSYSKNKSNKLTVILHGLEGNAQRPYVTGSAKIFNKNNYDVASLNYRGCSGSQNKKFRSYHSGDSQELAWLVKYLIENFPYTEIVLKGFSLGANVILKYLGEEEVPNKIKAAIAVSAPCDLHGSMLEIHKTKNYLYALRFKKSLLQKLKHKQEQFPDKISNSDLKNIITLKDFDDFYTSQAHGFKNALDYYEKSSSLQVLESIKVPTLILNAANDSFLSKSCYPYKQAEENNSLFLEVPKYGGHVGFYDANNTYYNEKRAIEFLNSVF, encoded by the coding sequence ATGCCAATACTAACATCTTCCTACAATCCGCTCTTGCTATTTAAAAATGGTCACTTTTCTACCATTTATTCCGGAAAAATAAGAAAGGTTCATGGTGTTGAACAGGAGCGGCAAACCATAACTACTCCCGACGATGACTTTTTGGATATCGATTGGAGCTACTCCAAGAACAAAAGCAATAAATTGACCGTAATTCTTCATGGACTTGAAGGAAATGCACAAAGACCTTACGTTACAGGAAGCGCCAAAATTTTCAATAAAAACAATTACGATGTAGCTTCCCTCAATTACCGGGGCTGCAGCGGTAGCCAGAACAAAAAGTTTAGATCTTACCATTCTGGAGACTCTCAAGAACTCGCTTGGTTGGTAAAGTATTTAATTGAAAACTTCCCCTATACAGAAATTGTACTGAAAGGTTTTAGCCTTGGTGCCAATGTAATTTTGAAATATTTGGGAGAAGAAGAAGTTCCAAATAAAATTAAAGCAGCCATAGCGGTATCGGCCCCATGCGATCTGCACGGCTCCATGCTAGAAATTCATAAAACAAAAAATTACCTGTATGCCTTACGGTTCAAAAAATCGCTCCTTCAAAAATTAAAACACAAACAGGAACAATTTCCGGATAAAATCTCCAATAGCGATTTAAAAAATATTATCACCCTAAAAGATTTTGATGATTTCTACACCTCCCAAGCCCACGGATTTAAAAATGCATTGGACTATTATGAAAAAAGCAGTTCGCTTCAGGTATTAGAATCAATAAAAGTCCCTACCCTAATTTTAAACGCAGCTAACGACTCCTTTTTATCTAAAAGCTGCTACCCATATAAGCAGGCCGAAGAAAACAACTCTCTATTTCTAGAGGTTCCAAAATACGGTGGTCACGTTGGTTTTTATGATGCAAACAATACTTATTACAATGAGAAAAGGGCGATCGAATTTTTAAATTCTGTTTTCTAG